A window of the Brassica napus cultivar Da-Ae chromosome C5, Da-Ae, whole genome shotgun sequence genome harbors these coding sequences:
- the LOC106416630 gene encoding probable cysteine protease RD21C — translation MSTPIKFTTLALVTLSVLLASSSLDVVTAKVDHRNPEEVKMFERWLVENHKNYNGLGEKDKRFEIFMDNVKFVQEHNSVPNQSYELGLTRFADLTNEEFRAIYLRSKMERTRDSVKSERYLHNVGDTLPDEIDWRAKGAVVPVKDQGSCGSCWAFSAIGAVEGINQIKTGELVSLSEQELVDCDTSYNNGCGGGLMDYAFQFIISNGGIDTEEDYPYTATDDNICNTDKKNTRVVTIDGYEDVPENENSLKKALANQPISVAIEAGGRAFQLYKSGVFTGTCGTALDHGVVAVGYGTSEGQDYWIIRNSWGSNWGESGYIKLQRNIKDSSGKCGVAMMASYPTKSSGSNPPKPPPPAPVVCDKSYTCPAKSTCCCLYEYKGKCYSWGCCPLESATCCEDGSSCCPQAYPVCDLKAGTCRMKADSPLSVKALTRGPATATTKATNVLVSSA, via the exons ATGTCTACTCCAATCAAATTCACAACCCTAGCTCTCGTGACCCTCTCGGTGTTACTAGCTTCCTCCTCTCTCGACGTCGTCACGGCGAAGGTGGATCATCGGAACCCCGAGGAAGTGAAGATGTTCGAGCGGTGgctagtggagaatcacaagaaCTACAATGGTCTAGGAGAGAAGGATAAACGGTTCGAGATCTTCATGGACAACGTGAAGTTCGTGCAAGAGCACAACTCTGTCCCGAACCAGAGCTACGAACTCGGGTTGACCCGGTTCGCCGATCTGACAAACGAAGAGTTTCGAGCGATTTACTTGAGGAGTAAGATGGAGAGGACCAGAGACTCGGTGAAGTCAGAGAGGTATCTACATAACGTTGGAGATACGTTGCCTGATGAAATTGACTGGAGAGCCAAAGGCGCCGTTGTTCCGGTCAAAGATCAAGGATCCTGTG GAAGTTGTTGGGCGTTTTCGGCGATTGGAGCGGTTGAAGGGATAAACCAGATCAAGACAGGGGAGTTAGTGTCTCTGTCGGAGCAAGAACTTGTTGATTGTGACACAAGTTACAATAATGGATGTGGTGGTGGTCTCATGGACTATGCTTTTCAGTTCATTATTAGCAATGGTGGTATTGATACTGAGGAAGATTACCCTTATACCGCTACTGATGATAACATATGCAATACCGATAAG AAGAACACTCGTGTTGTTACCATCGATGGTTATGAGGATGTTCCTGAAAACGAGAATTCATTGAAGAAAGCTCTTGCTAATCAACCTATTAGTGTTGCCATTGAAGCTGGTGGCCGAGCTTTCCAGCTTTACAAATCG ggtGTGTTTACAGGAACATGTGGAACAGCTTTGGACCATGGTGTGGTAGCCGTGGGATACGGAACCTCAGAAGGTCAAGACTACTGGATTATTCGTAACTCATGGGGATCAAACTGGGGCGAAAGCGGATACATTAAGCTCCAACGTAACATCAAAGATTCCTCCGGTAAATGTGGTGTGGCAATGATGGCTTCGTACCCTACCAAATCATCAGGCTCAAACCCACCAAAACCGCCACCACCTGCACCAGTTGTTTGTGACAAGTCTTACACTTGTCCAGCCAAGTCCACTTGTTGTTGTCTCTATGAGTACAAAGGAAAATGCTACAGCTGGGGATGTTGTCCGCTAGAGTCAGCCACTTGCTGCGAGGATGGATCTAGCTGCTGCCCTCAGGCGTACCCTGTCTGTGACTTGAAGGCTGGTACTTGTAGAATG AAGGCAGACAGTCCCTTAAGCGTAAAAGCTTTGACCCGAGGCCCAGCGACTGCAACCACGAAGGCTACTAACGTGCTTGTGAGCAGCGCTTGA